One Myxococcaceae bacterium JPH2 genomic window carries:
- a CDS encoding DUF2378 family protein, with amino-acid sequence MGSDERVIFGNTVDSLYRKTLARDLSPDLRRRLREFGMDVEAPLLAAYPHPVWVKCLDEVSQALYPGVPTDVARRQLARRWIEGYAQTLVGAAVLTLARVVGPMRSLERMTHNFRSGNNFTETRLTVLGASSADLWFNEPEATEGFVEGVLEEGLVRIGVKGLTLARTRHGPDACTYHLQWTHPSS; translated from the coding sequence ATGGGCAGCGACGAGCGCGTCATCTTCGGCAACACCGTGGACAGCCTGTATCGCAAGACGCTCGCCCGCGACCTGTCGCCGGACCTGCGCCGGCGACTGCGCGAGTTCGGCATGGACGTGGAGGCGCCGCTGCTCGCGGCCTACCCCCACCCCGTCTGGGTGAAGTGTCTGGACGAGGTCTCCCAGGCGCTCTACCCGGGAGTGCCCACGGACGTCGCGCGGCGCCAACTGGCCAGGCGATGGATTGAAGGTTACGCCCAGACGCTCGTGGGCGCGGCGGTGCTCACGCTCGCGCGCGTGGTGGGCCCCATGCGCTCGCTGGAGCGCATGACGCACAACTTCCGCAGCGGCAACAACTTCACGGAGACGCGCCTGACGGTGCTGGGCGCCTCGTCGGCGGACCTCTGGTTCAACGAGCCCGAGGCGACCGAGGGCTTCGTGGAGGGCGTGCTGGAGGAAGGGCTCGTGCGCATCGGGGTGAAGGGACTGACGCTGGCTCGCACGCGCCACGGACCCGATGCGTGCACGTATCACCTGCAATGGACCCACCCGTCTTCCTGA
- a CDS encoding SDR family oxidoreductase gives MTTSRRRFLQYSLAGSSLLALPGLALAGPNPTKKRPGKRILILGGTGFLGPAIVTAAQARGHTLTLFNRGKTRPELFPNVEKLHGDRDPNKDEGLKSLAGRSWDAVVDTSGYYPRLVRASAELLAPNVKRYVFISSTSAYANDKTPGEDESAPTATLADPTVETMGKEFEFYGGLKRACEEVVEKAFAARATIVRPGYIVGPEDRTDRFTYWPVRFARGGEMLAPGAPSDPFQVIDVRDLAEWLVHLIENDTSGAYNAVGPGMAWTMGGMIDTCRTVTGKDTKVTWVPADFLEKNGEKGDGSLPIWMTPSGATAGAHLRKSDKAVKAGLKFRPVTDTIRDTLAWFNAQPQERRDKFRAGLTPEREKELLGLWAQASKGGDTKPQPAASGKGG, from the coding sequence ATGACGACGTCTCGCAGGCGGTTCCTGCAGTATTCGCTGGCGGGGTCTTCCCTGCTGGCCCTGCCCGGGCTCGCCCTGGCCGGCCCGAACCCGACCAAGAAGCGCCCTGGCAAGCGAATCCTCATCCTCGGTGGTACGGGCTTCCTGGGCCCGGCCATCGTCACGGCGGCGCAGGCGCGCGGCCACACGCTGACGCTGTTCAACCGAGGCAAGACGCGGCCCGAGCTGTTCCCCAACGTGGAGAAGCTGCACGGGGATCGCGATCCGAACAAGGACGAGGGACTCAAGTCGCTCGCCGGTCGCAGCTGGGACGCGGTGGTGGATACCTCGGGTTACTACCCGCGCTTGGTGCGCGCCTCCGCGGAGCTGCTCGCCCCGAACGTGAAGCGGTACGTCTTCATCTCCAGCACCTCGGCGTACGCGAACGACAAGACGCCCGGCGAGGATGAGAGCGCGCCCACCGCGACGCTCGCCGACCCCACCGTGGAGACGATGGGCAAGGAGTTCGAGTTCTACGGCGGCCTCAAGCGCGCCTGTGAAGAGGTCGTGGAGAAGGCGTTCGCCGCTCGGGCGACCATCGTCCGGCCCGGCTACATCGTGGGCCCGGAGGACCGCACGGACCGCTTCACCTACTGGCCGGTGCGCTTCGCGCGGGGCGGCGAGATGCTCGCCCCCGGTGCGCCCTCGGATCCGTTCCAGGTCATCGACGTTCGCGACCTGGCCGAGTGGCTGGTGCACCTCATCGAGAACGACACCTCCGGCGCGTACAACGCCGTGGGCCCAGGGATGGCCTGGACCATGGGCGGGATGATCGACACGTGTCGCACGGTGACGGGCAAGGACACGAAGGTCACCTGGGTGCCGGCGGACTTCCTGGAGAAGAACGGCGAGAAGGGCGACGGCAGTCTGCCCATCTGGATGACGCCGTCGGGCGCCACGGCGGGCGCGCACCTGCGCAAGAGCGACAAGGCCGTGAAGGCGGGCCTGAAGTTCCGCCCCGTGACGGACACCATCCGAGACACGCTGGCGTGGTTCAACGCGCAGCCGCAGGAGCGCCGCGACAAGTTCCGCGCGGGCCTGACGCCGGAGCGTGAGAAGGAGTTGCTCGGACTCTGGGCTCAGGCCTCGAAGGGCGGCGACACGAAGCCGCAGCCCGCCGCGTCCGGCAAGGGCGGGTAG
- a CDS encoding M4 family metallopeptidase, with protein sequence MKRSTRWLAASLSCSLLACGAEVPADAKGSRDVGVALAALPGVEVVGTHKDGVPFMLRGLMGDAGRPLPGATVWQAHGLLSPTLARVAPAFRLDPKDLLVQRINQDDEGRTHVRYAQTKHGLPVVSQELIVHLDAQGRVYAVNGDARDDSEDVSAEPRLDASAARDTALKNTMGEATVEGEPRLVYVRPSEDGPLTLAYEVEVRGDGDEMPVHDRVYVSAKDGAEVQRVSDIHGIKDRSVCSVSGVTKGTCRTDTPVVPPIGDPVIDKAFDNLGLFYDCFYFNYGRDSANGAGGKLRLNVHGTTTACYAYADTNGTITCSDGDGVTCGPMCSDPDTVVHEFTHSITSDLTYSGESLSLSESYSDIYSAVCESWATGLWSLTPDVWKIDEDVWTPGVAGDALRYMDDPSLDGVSKDYYPDLYGSSSPNYNAGSGIINLAFKLLVTGGTHPHGKTTVNVAAIGAQAAGRIFYRALQNYFTSNTNMLNAKAYTRQAAIDLGYSTAIQDSVTHAWEAVGVPAPITCAKLANGITVTNITGAANTQKYFCLDVPAGRPASFVMGGGTGDPDLYVRFGTAPNLTTYDCRPYTNTSTESCNIAAHAAAGTYWVMINGYSAYSGVSLTGSY encoded by the coding sequence ATGAAGCGCAGCACCCGGTGGCTCGCCGCATCTTTGTCGTGCTCCCTTCTGGCGTGTGGCGCCGAAGTCCCCGCCGACGCGAAGGGTTCCCGAGACGTGGGAGTGGCGCTCGCCGCGCTCCCCGGTGTCGAAGTGGTGGGCACACACAAGGACGGCGTGCCGTTCATGTTGCGAGGGCTGATGGGGGACGCGGGGCGGCCGCTGCCCGGAGCCACCGTGTGGCAGGCGCACGGACTGCTGAGCCCCACCCTGGCGCGTGTGGCGCCCGCGTTCCGCCTGGATCCGAAAGATCTGCTCGTTCAGCGAATCAACCAGGACGACGAGGGGCGCACCCACGTGCGCTACGCGCAGACGAAACACGGCCTGCCGGTGGTGAGCCAGGAGCTCATCGTCCACCTGGACGCGCAAGGCCGCGTGTACGCCGTGAACGGTGACGCGCGCGACGACAGCGAGGACGTGTCGGCGGAGCCTCGGCTGGACGCGAGCGCGGCGCGCGACACGGCGCTGAAGAACACGATGGGAGAAGCCACCGTGGAGGGCGAGCCACGGCTCGTCTATGTGCGCCCCTCCGAGGATGGCCCGCTGACGCTGGCGTACGAGGTGGAGGTGCGCGGCGACGGCGACGAGATGCCCGTGCATGACCGCGTCTATGTGAGCGCGAAGGACGGCGCGGAGGTACAGCGTGTCTCGGACATCCACGGCATCAAGGACCGCAGCGTGTGCTCGGTGAGCGGCGTGACGAAGGGGACGTGTCGCACGGACACGCCGGTGGTGCCGCCCATCGGAGATCCGGTCATCGACAAGGCCTTCGACAACCTGGGCCTCTTCTATGACTGCTTCTATTTCAACTACGGCCGCGACTCGGCCAACGGGGCGGGTGGGAAGCTGCGGCTCAACGTCCATGGGACGACGACCGCGTGCTACGCCTACGCCGACACCAACGGCACCATCACGTGCTCGGATGGCGACGGCGTCACCTGCGGGCCCATGTGCTCGGACCCCGACACGGTGGTGCACGAGTTCACGCACTCCATCACCAGCGACTTGACCTACAGCGGCGAGAGCCTGTCGCTGAGCGAGTCGTACTCGGACATCTACTCGGCGGTGTGTGAGAGCTGGGCCACGGGCCTCTGGTCGCTCACGCCCGACGTCTGGAAGATCGACGAGGACGTGTGGACGCCGGGCGTCGCGGGAGATGCCCTGCGGTACATGGATGACCCGTCGCTGGATGGCGTGTCGAAGGACTACTACCCGGACCTCTACGGGAGCAGCTCGCCCAACTACAACGCGGGCTCGGGCATCATCAACCTCGCGTTCAAGCTGCTCGTCACGGGCGGCACGCATCCGCATGGCAAGACAACGGTGAACGTGGCCGCCATCGGCGCGCAGGCCGCGGGCCGCATCTTCTACCGCGCGCTCCAGAACTACTTCACGTCCAACACCAACATGCTGAATGCAAAGGCATATACCCGCCAGGCGGCGATAGACCTGGGCTACAGCACCGCCATCCAGGACTCGGTGACGCATGCCTGGGAGGCCGTGGGCGTGCCGGCCCCCATCACCTGCGCGAAGCTGGCCAACGGCATCACCGTCACCAACATCACCGGCGCGGCGAATACGCAGAAGTACTTCTGCCTGGATGTCCCCGCGGGGCGGCCCGCCTCCTTCGTCATGGGCGGCGGCACGGGTGACCCGGACCTCTACGTGCGCTTCGGCACCGCTCCCAACCTGACGACCTACGACTGCCGGCCCTACACGAACACCAGCACCGAGTCGTGCAACATCGCGGCCCATGCCGCCGCGGGAACGTACTGGGTGATGATCAACGGCTACAGCGCGTACTCGGGTGTGTCGTTGACGGGCTCGTACTGA
- the purL gene encoding phosphoribosylformylglycinamidine synthase, translated as MLTLRGAPALSDFRLAKLLSHCRERVPAVASVYAEFVHFADTSAPLSETEQTQLHRLLEYGPRSVPGERSGSLLLVIPRPGTVSPWSSKGTDIAHNCGLGAKVRRMERGTAFYVAGPQGRALEEAELEALTSVLHDRMTQAVVRRMEDAAILFSTHAPRPLTRVDVLGGGRAALVAANRELGLALADDEIEYLVARFGELKRNPTDVELMMFAQANSEHCRHKIFNASWTIDGKAMERSLFQAIKNTHAAHPGGVLSAYKDNAAVIEGFEAERFFPDGQSGEWRSKREPAHIMMKVETHNHPTAISPYPGAATGAGGEIRDEGATGRGAKPKAGLTGFSVSHLRIPGMPQPWELPYGKPERIVSALDIMLEGPIGGAAFNNEFGRPNLAGYFRSFEQQVSTPEGVEVRGYHKPIMLAGGLGNIRAEHVKKGTLQPGDLLIVLGGPAMLIGLGGGAASSMAQGASAADLDFASVQRDNAEMQRRCQEVIDRCWALGDENPLRSIHDVGAGGLSNAVPELAHDNDLGGRLELRAIPNAEPGMSPVEIWCNEAQERYVLAVAPADLPRFRALCERERALFAVLGEATAEQVLKLADQQLGDAPIDLPMDVLFGKAPRMHRDAVSRPLTHPPLKLEASWADMVGRVLAHPTVADKGFLITIGDRTVSGLVSRDQMVGPWQVPVADCAVTLSTVLSTTGEAMSMGERTPLALVDAAASARMAVGEALTNIAAARIEALSDVKLSANWMAAAGSPGEDAGLYAAVHAVGMELCPALGLAIPVGKDSMSMRTQWEENGARKSVTSPVSLIISAFAPVLDVRQSLTPQLVDVDTDSRLLFIDVAGGKQRLGGSVLAQCYGQVGPQGPDVDDPARLKGFFEAVQDLNAEGRLLAYHDRSDGGLWATLCEMAFAGHCGVDVDVAALGSDAVAALFNEELGAVVQVRAADVARVREVLGQYGLGAHCHELGRPTPGLQVRVRQGERALFSEDTLALRRTWSRVSYEMQKLRDNPVCAEQEYAAKCDAKDPGLSPVLTFDPNENVAAPFIAKGARPRVAVLREQGVNSQQEMAAAFTRAGFLAVDVHMSDLLTGRVSLKDFSGVLACGGFSYGDVLGAGGGWAKSILFNPRARDEFAAFFARPDSFGLGACNGCQMMAQLRDLIPGADHWPRFVRNASEQFEARLGTVEIAPTPSLFYRGMEGSRMLIVVSHGEGRAEFSSDAEAARVNGLGFVTTRYVDNHGRLASTYPANPNGSPHGIAGLTTRDGRFSITMPHPERVHRTAQHSWHPRGWAEEGPWMRMFRNARAWLG; from the coding sequence ATGCTCACCCTGCGTGGGGCTCCCGCCCTCTCTGATTTCCGGCTCGCCAAACTTCTTTCCCACTGCCGTGAGCGCGTTCCCGCGGTGGCTTCCGTCTACGCGGAGTTCGTTCACTTCGCCGACACCTCGGCCCCTCTCTCCGAGACCGAGCAGACGCAGCTTCATCGCTTGCTCGAGTACGGCCCGCGCAGCGTCCCGGGCGAGCGCTCGGGCAGCTTGCTGTTGGTGATTCCCCGTCCCGGCACGGTGTCTCCCTGGTCGTCCAAGGGCACGGACATCGCGCACAACTGCGGGCTGGGTGCGAAGGTGCGGCGCATGGAGCGCGGCACGGCCTTCTACGTCGCGGGCCCGCAGGGGCGCGCGCTGGAGGAGGCGGAGCTGGAGGCGCTGACCTCGGTGCTGCATGACCGCATGACGCAGGCGGTGGTGCGGCGGATGGAGGACGCGGCCATCCTCTTCTCCACGCATGCGCCTCGGCCGCTCACGCGGGTGGACGTGCTCGGTGGGGGCCGCGCCGCGCTCGTGGCCGCGAACCGCGAGCTGGGGTTGGCGCTGGCGGACGATGAGATTGAGTACCTGGTGGCGCGCTTCGGCGAACTCAAGCGCAACCCCACGGACGTCGAGCTGATGATGTTCGCGCAGGCGAACAGCGAGCACTGCCGCCACAAGATCTTCAACGCATCGTGGACCATCGACGGCAAGGCGATGGAGCGCTCGCTCTTCCAGGCCATCAAGAACACGCACGCGGCCCACCCGGGTGGCGTGCTGTCCGCGTACAAGGACAACGCGGCCGTCATCGAGGGCTTCGAGGCGGAGCGCTTCTTCCCGGATGGGCAGAGCGGCGAGTGGCGCTCGAAGCGCGAGCCGGCTCACATCATGATGAAGGTGGAGACGCACAACCACCCGACGGCCATCTCGCCCTATCCCGGCGCGGCCACCGGCGCGGGCGGCGAGATTCGCGACGAGGGCGCCACGGGGCGCGGCGCGAAGCCCAAGGCGGGCCTCACGGGCTTCTCCGTCAGCCACCTGCGCATCCCCGGGATGCCCCAGCCGTGGGAGCTGCCTTACGGCAAGCCCGAGCGCATCGTGTCCGCGCTCGACATCATGCTGGAGGGCCCCATTGGCGGCGCGGCGTTCAACAACGAGTTCGGCCGTCCCAACCTCGCGGGCTACTTCCGCAGCTTCGAGCAGCAGGTGTCCACGCCCGAGGGCGTGGAGGTGCGCGGCTACCACAAGCCCATCATGCTCGCGGGCGGTCTGGGCAACATCCGCGCGGAGCACGTGAAGAAGGGGACGCTCCAGCCGGGCGACCTGCTCATCGTGCTGGGCGGGCCGGCCATGCTCATCGGCCTGGGCGGCGGCGCGGCCTCGTCCATGGCGCAGGGCGCGAGCGCGGCGGACCTCGACTTCGCCTCGGTGCAGCGTGACAACGCGGAGATGCAGCGCCGGTGTCAGGAGGTCATCGACCGGTGCTGGGCGCTCGGCGACGAGAACCCGCTGCGCTCCATCCATGACGTGGGCGCGGGCGGCCTCTCCAACGCGGTGCCGGAGCTGGCGCACGACAACGACCTGGGCGGACGCCTGGAGCTGCGCGCGATCCCCAACGCCGAGCCGGGCATGTCTCCGGTGGAGATCTGGTGCAACGAGGCGCAGGAGCGCTACGTGCTCGCGGTGGCGCCGGCGGACCTGCCCCGGTTCCGGGCGCTGTGCGAGCGCGAGCGCGCGCTGTTCGCCGTCCTGGGCGAGGCCACCGCCGAGCAGGTGCTGAAGCTGGCGGATCAGCAGTTGGGCGACGCGCCCATCGACCTGCCCATGGATGTGTTGTTCGGCAAGGCGCCGCGCATGCACCGGGACGCGGTGTCGCGTCCGCTGACGCACCCGCCGCTGAAGCTGGAGGCCTCGTGGGCGGACATGGTGGGCCGCGTGCTGGCGCACCCGACGGTGGCGGACAAGGGCTTCCTCATCACCATCGGTGACCGCACGGTCTCGGGCCTCGTCTCGCGCGACCAGATGGTGGGGCCGTGGCAGGTGCCCGTGGCCGACTGCGCGGTGACGCTGTCCACCGTACTGTCCACCACCGGTGAGGCGATGTCGATGGGCGAGCGCACGCCGCTGGCGCTCGTGGATGCGGCGGCCTCGGCGCGCATGGCGGTGGGCGAGGCGCTCACCAACATCGCCGCGGCGCGCATCGAGGCGCTGTCGGACGTGAAGCTGTCCGCCAACTGGATGGCGGCCGCGGGCAGCCCGGGCGAGGACGCGGGCCTCTACGCGGCCGTGCACGCGGTGGGCATGGAGCTGTGCCCGGCGCTCGGTTTGGCCATCCCCGTGGGCAAGGACTCGATGTCCATGCGCACGCAGTGGGAGGAGAATGGCGCGCGCAAGTCGGTGACGTCGCCCGTGTCGCTCATCATCTCCGCGTTCGCGCCGGTGCTGGACGTGCGCCAGTCGCTCACGCCGCAGCTCGTGGACGTGGACACGGACTCGCGCCTGCTCTTCATCGACGTAGCGGGTGGGAAGCAGCGCCTGGGCGGCTCGGTCCTGGCGCAGTGCTACGGGCAGGTGGGCCCCCAGGGGCCGGACGTGGACGACCCGGCGCGCCTCAAGGGCTTCTTCGAGGCGGTGCAGGACCTCAACGCCGAGGGCCGGCTGCTGGCCTACCACGACCGCTCCGACGGCGGCCTCTGGGCCACGCTGTGCGAGATGGCCTTCGCGGGCCACTGCGGCGTGGACGTGGACGTGGCGGCGCTGGGCTCGGACGCGGTGGCGGCCCTCTTCAACGAGGAGCTGGGCGCGGTGGTGCAGGTGCGCGCCGCCGACGTGGCCCGCGTGCGCGAGGTGCTGGGCCAGTACGGCCTGGGTGCGCACTGCCACGAGCTGGGACGCCCCACGCCGGGGCTCCAGGTGCGGGTGCGCCAGGGCGAGCGCGCGCTGTTCTCCGAGGACACGCTGGCGCTGCGGCGCACGTGGTCGCGCGTCAGCTACGAGATGCAGAAGCTGCGCGACAACCCCGTCTGCGCCGAGCAGGAGTACGCGGCGAAGTGCGACGCGAAGGACCCGGGCCTGTCTCCGGTCCTCACGTTCGATCCGAACGAGAACGTGGCGGCGCCCTTCATCGCGAAGGGGGCTCGGCCGCGCGTGGCGGTGCTGCGCGAGCAGGGCGTCAACAGCCAGCAGGAGATGGCGGCGGCCTTCACCCGCGCGGGCTTCCTCGCGGTGGACGTGCACATGAGCGACCTGCTCACCGGGCGCGTGTCGCTGAAGGACTTCTCGGGCGTGCTGGCGTGCGGCGGCTTCAGCTACGGCGACGTGCTGGGCGCGGGCGGCGGCTGGGCGAAGTCCATCCTGTTCAACCCGCGCGCGCGCGATGAGTTCGCCGCGTTCTTCGCGCGGCCGGACAGCTTCGGCCTGGGCGCGTGCAACGGCTGCCAGATGATGGCGCAGCTGCGGGACCTCATCCCGGGCGCGGACCACTGGCCGCGCTTCGTGCGCAACGCGTCCGAGCAGTTCGAGGCGCGCCTGGGCACGGTCGAGATTGCTCCGACGCCGTCGCTCTTCTACCGAGGCATGGAGGGCAGCCGCATGCTCATCGTGGTGTCCCACGGCGAGGGGCGCGCGGAGTTCTCCAGCGACGCGGAGGCCGCGCGCGTCAACGGCCTGGGGTTCGTCACCACGCGGTACGTGGACAACCACGGCCGACTGGCGAGCACCTACCCGGCGAACCCCAATGGATCGCCGCACGGCATCGCCGGCCTCACCACGCGGGACGGGCGCTTCAGCATCACCATGCCGCATCCGGAGCGCGTGCACCGCACCGCGCAGCACTCGTGGCACCCGCGCGGCTGGGCTGAGGAAGGCCCGTGGATGCGGATGTTCCGCAACGCGCGGGCGTGGCTGGGCTGA
- the msrB gene encoding peptide-methionine (R)-S-oxide reductase MsrB, with amino-acid sequence MVDKLILTDAEWRKRLTPEEYDVLRRHGTEYPGTGCFLGTKDPGTYVCAGCGNPLFKAGTKFESGTGWPSFTQTLSPDSVTEIRDVSHGMVRTEVRCARCDGHLGHVFPDGPPPTGLRYCMNSVAMKHVAEGQPLELVKA; translated from the coding sequence ATGGTGGACAAGCTCATCCTCACCGACGCCGAGTGGCGCAAGCGCCTCACCCCCGAGGAGTACGACGTGCTCCGCCGGCACGGGACCGAGTATCCCGGCACGGGCTGCTTCCTCGGCACGAAGGACCCCGGCACCTACGTGTGCGCCGGCTGCGGCAACCCGCTGTTCAAGGCAGGGACGAAGTTCGAGTCCGGCACGGGCTGGCCGTCGTTCACCCAGACGCTGAGCCCGGACTCCGTCACCGAGATTCGCGACGTGTCCCACGGCATGGTGCGCACCGAGGTGAGGTGCGCCCGCTGCGACGGGCACCTGGGCCACGTCTTCCCGGACGGCCCGCCGCCCACCGGGCTGCGCTACTGCATGAACTCCGTGGCCATGAAGCACGTGGCCGAGGGCCAGCCCCTCGAGCTGGTGAAGGCGTAG
- a CDS encoding CBS domain-containing protein, whose protein sequence is MRIRDLMTKSLETIGPDEPLRQAAERMRVHSIGALPVMEGGQLVGMLTDRDITVRSTAMGKDPNATRVREAMTSAVITCGPDDPLSEAERLMEDWMVRRLIVVDADRHPLGLISLDDLATVPSERMVEAREEAQRSPL, encoded by the coding sequence ATGCGCATTCGTGACCTGATGACCAAGAGCCTGGAGACCATCGGACCGGACGAGCCCCTGCGCCAGGCCGCCGAGCGCATGCGCGTCCACAGCATCGGCGCGCTCCCCGTCATGGAAGGGGGCCAGCTCGTGGGGATGCTCACGGACCGGGACATCACCGTGCGCTCCACCGCCATGGGCAAGGACCCGAACGCCACGCGCGTGCGCGAGGCCATGACGTCCGCTGTCATCACCTGCGGGCCGGATGATCCCTTGAGCGAAGCCGAGCGCCTCATGGAGGACTGGATGGTCCGCCGCCTCATCGTGGTGGACGCGGATCGCCATCCGCTGGGCCTCATCAGCCTGGATGACCTGGCCACCGTGCCGAGCGAGCGGATGGTCGAGGCGAGGGAAGAGGCGCAGCGCTCCCCGTTGTGA
- the thrS gene encoding threonine--tRNA ligase, protein MLDEHDHRAIGQRLDLFHLQEEAPGMVFWHPRGFRLYQLLEDQVRQRMRREGYQEVRTPQILSQELWERSGHWDNFRQNMFVLGDGERQLAVKPVSCPGHIELVQRMSPSYRDLPLRLGEFGLVHRSEPSGALHGLFRLRQFTQDDGHIFCSEEQVEREVIAFVRALHAFYASFGFEHVEVAFSGRPPSRAGSDAVWDQAESWLLSAARAAGLDCRMQPGEGAFYGPKLEFILKDRLGRDWQCGTIQLDLVLPERFDLRYTDASGARRHPVMLHRALFGSVERFIAILLEHHAGALPAWLAPEQVVVASVGEKAVHYAEKLAERLREAGCRASADVRGESLSRKILDAHQAGLPYIAVVGAREAEANNVRLRLRDGSQQDLSWDDAVARLAADCQPRRAA, encoded by the coding sequence ATGCTCGACGAACACGATCACCGCGCGATTGGCCAGCGCCTGGACCTCTTCCACCTGCAGGAGGAGGCGCCCGGCATGGTGTTCTGGCACCCGCGCGGCTTCAGGCTGTACCAGCTGCTGGAGGACCAGGTCCGCCAGCGCATGCGGCGCGAGGGCTACCAGGAAGTCCGCACGCCGCAAATCCTGTCCCAGGAGCTGTGGGAGCGCAGCGGCCACTGGGACAACTTCCGCCAGAACATGTTCGTGCTGGGGGATGGTGAGCGGCAGCTCGCCGTGAAGCCCGTGAGCTGCCCCGGCCACATCGAACTCGTGCAGCGCATGTCCCCCAGCTACCGGGACCTGCCCCTGCGGCTCGGCGAGTTCGGGCTCGTGCACCGCAGTGAGCCGAGCGGCGCGTTGCATGGCCTGTTCCGCCTGCGGCAGTTCACGCAGGACGATGGCCACATCTTCTGCTCCGAGGAGCAGGTGGAGCGAGAGGTCATCGCGTTCGTGCGCGCGCTGCATGCGTTCTACGCGAGCTTCGGCTTCGAGCACGTGGAGGTGGCCTTCTCGGGGCGCCCGCCGTCCCGCGCCGGAAGTGACGCGGTGTGGGATCAGGCCGAGTCCTGGCTCCTGTCCGCCGCGCGCGCCGCGGGCCTGGATTGTCGGATGCAACCGGGCGAGGGCGCGTTCTACGGCCCCAAGCTCGAGTTCATCCTGAAGGACAGACTGGGCCGCGATTGGCAGTGCGGGACGATCCAACTCGACCTCGTGCTGCCCGAGCGCTTCGACCTGCGCTACACGGACGCGTCGGGCGCGCGGCGCCACCCGGTGATGCTTCACCGCGCGCTGTTCGGCAGCGTGGAGCGCTTCATCGCCATCCTGCTGGAGCACCACGCGGGGGCCCTCCCCGCCTGGCTCGCGCCGGAGCAGGTGGTGGTGGCCTCCGTGGGAGAGAAGGCCGTGCACTACGCGGAGAAGCTCGCGGAGCGCCTGCGCGAGGCAGGGTGTCGCGCCAGCGCCGACGTGCGAGGGGAATCCCTGTCGCGGAAGATCCTCGACGCGCACCAGGCCGGCCTGCCCTACATCGCGGTGGTGGGCGCGCGCGAGGCGGAGGCGAACAACGTGCGCCTGCGCCTCCGCGACGGCTCGCAGCAAGACCTGTCATGGGATGACGCCGTGGCCCGACTGGCCGCGGACTGCCAGCCACGCCGAGCCGCCTGA